In the Pirellulales bacterium genome, one interval contains:
- a CDS encoding ATP-binding protein gives MQAQTASCSGHMADMDRLLMLFRAFRERNDEAFRRVAEAIISAELAANHHSYARDLQKALAPGHSPRVSNRKMNGLSSLPKDRRNGEQLVAIQQPSLDLSRLVFLPDAKERISRVVEEHGQRVKLASFGLKPKSKLLFWGPPGCGKTMTAHWLAQKMGLPIGLVRLNALITSYLGETASHIQRVFDLAQSMPMLLLLDEVDAIGKDRDDAHDVGELKRVVNSMLQAVDSFNSSESILVAASNHQHLLDPALWRRFDEIVLFPKPGPVEIRTYLKHLLNGVSVADGIEPICRSMKALSFAEIERNVTEAVKSMILEDRPNLKTAEIVTEVRRFKKSQAAARQKPPRKRTDQ, from the coding sequence ATGCAAGCGCAAACTGCATCCTGCTCAGGACATATGGCTGACATGGATCGCCTTTTAATGCTCTTCCGCGCATTCCGGGAGCGAAACGACGAGGCATTTCGTCGTGTGGCAGAAGCAATTATCTCTGCTGAATTGGCTGCCAATCATCATAGTTACGCACGGGATCTTCAAAAGGCGCTTGCCCCAGGCCATTCGCCACGCGTCTCAAACCGCAAGATGAATGGGCTGTCTAGTTTGCCGAAGGACCGGCGCAATGGCGAGCAGCTTGTGGCAATCCAGCAACCTTCGTTGGACCTGTCGAGACTAGTGTTTTTGCCAGACGCAAAGGAGCGTATCAGTCGTGTTGTCGAAGAGCATGGTCAGCGAGTAAAGCTTGCGAGCTTCGGTCTGAAACCAAAGTCAAAGCTCTTGTTCTGGGGTCCCCCCGGATGCGGCAAGACAATGACGGCTCACTGGCTTGCTCAGAAAATGGGGCTGCCGATTGGTCTAGTTCGGCTCAACGCGTTAATAACAAGTTACCTCGGGGAAACTGCTTCGCACATTCAACGTGTATTCGACTTGGCGCAATCAATGCCGATGTTATTACTACTGGACGAGGTTGACGCCATCGGGAAGGATAGAGACGATGCACACGACGTCGGTGAGCTTAAGCGTGTAGTGAATAGTATGTTGCAAGCTGTAGACTCGTTTAATTCTTCTGAGAGCATTCTAGTTGCCGCGAGCAATCATCAACACCTACTTGATCCAGCGCTTTGGCGCCGTTTCGACGAGATCGTATTATTCCCTAAGCCAGGACCAGTTGAGATTCGTACGTACCTCAAGCATTTGCTAAACGGCGTGTCAGTCGCTGACGGAATTGAGCCAATTTGCCGAAGTATGAAGGCGCTTTCTTTTGCGGAGATCGAGCGAAACGTAACTGAGGCTGTGAAGTCGATGATACTAGAGGATCGTCCGAATTTAAAAACGGCGGAAATTGTGACGGAAGTTAGACGGTTTAAGAAGTCACAAGCGGCTGCCCGCCAAAAGCCACCGCGAAAGCGGACAGACCAATGA